The region CCCTGGGTAATTCTCTGATCGTCTAGCCACTTCGCCAGCACGTCCGCATCGAAGCGCACCCAACGCCCCACGCGGACGCCCAGCGACCCTGGAAACTCACCGAGGGACCTTTGTCGGTACAAAGACTTCTCGGGGATTTGGAGGACATCAGCGACCTCGGCCAAGGTGAGGAGTTGTCGCATCAGCGCGCCTCGATCAGTTGCCTGAGGAGCCGCCCGTACCGTTCCGC is a window of Acidobacteriota bacterium DNA encoding:
- a CDS encoding helix-turn-helix domain-containing protein, with the protein product MRQLLTLAEVADVLQIPEKSLYRQRSLGEFPGSLGVRVGRWVRFDADVLAKWLDDQRITQGGS